tacacacactaacgggcagtgtacccgatcgtgtagtagtatagataatggtaaaatccgtgtatcgttccaaggacagttatatgtgcaaattaagaatgtatgaactaaattgtgattaagctaaaataaaaGGAATCACacaagtacaagatattgggttgccctttaacgatgggcaaatcaataaaggaataagtttaaagacaataatttttggtattttaggtttatgaagatgaaagatagtttttataacaaataaaaggaatatgctcatctagactttttaccctcgatattgaatgtaagttttgatattaaggcctgattgaataattatgtgtgtaagttatctaataggtttactaagagttctctcggataaacacgcaaacacaataacaagatcaagggttcccttttcactatggttcttgtatttgtaatcaaacaactattataagcatgctaatcgcctaaatcgacccgccaagagttctctttagcaagtactcaaactagaattactaagcgagggttccctattacttagaccttttcgtttgtgactagttgatcaacaagatcaaagacttgaataacaattgtctttgcgttcgctctacacaattcattcctattttgtttaaccgttttaatctagtttacccccttggtccggtttagcaaacaatcaatctaagacaagttgattgtaaatcaatatgatacatcaataagagttctctttatcaacaacatatcaattaactagatacaaatgattttaacaacaataagcatggttcttaattcaagcttcaatctatcacgcataatacattcaatcaataagattacattcaacaccttggttattaatctagacaagcataaaagagctagctaacaatcatatttaaagacaataacaaactggaaataaagatagaattcattgaactgaaagaatcgacctcttgaagcaatcttggatgatgatcctgatgattcttgaatttGGATtggaatgatggattaggtgatcctggattactccaaggatcaccttgaattgTCACCTAAGCCTCTGAAAATTCTGTTTCTGTACTCCCTGGTTCGTCCCCTTTTTTAACTGATCTTCAATAAtgaggttttaaagtggagaaagtaggtaaaaagcacaaaagtcggctgaaacctactacgggacggcgtcctaaaaggatggacggcgtcccgtttcatggagcaagacggcgtcccattttcccagacggcgtcccagtttaaagttcaggacgacgtcccaaaatactagacggcgtcccggttaaaagggctggacggcgtcccgaagccCTGAACGGCGTCCCATTGTGCTGGAAGTTACTGTTTCGATTTCTCTTGCAAATATCTTCCATACTTCTTCCATATTTcttaatatcttccatatttcttcagttacacaatgattctaaagttaactacaatacaatgaattatacaaggagactatacaaatacaaatggaaaaacaatgaaaaagacttgatattgcgactaatgatatatctattttgagcaatatcaaaatcccccacacttatctcttgcttgtcctcaagcaagtcttgttttaaacactcgaatacaaaacaaaaatatgaaacacacacacatttattggaTCACACATTTATTGGAATCACACTCACACAATATAGTACACAAGTCCACACTaatcacacgaaacacacacgttctttTGGAACACAAAACTCACGCTATATGTTACACAATTGGAACACACACTCATTGAGTTACACACACaatatatgaaacacacgcacacatttggattaatCGGGAGAGGTGAACTTCGTTGCAAGTATTGAAaattttggatccttagggaaaaatggatcttaagaaaacgttttatgattttgaaaatgtcatgctagtttttacactagacacgttttccggttttaacctcaaattccggttgagggtaactgaaaaccgaagtctcggtcggcgattagcaagctatccgcccccatgattgtagtatcatggaactcttaaccgggcgccccctgacgcgatataaatatcggtctttcatgacaattttgTACATTTAatatcaagggttaaaactgcgaagactaagctatcgcgcgggacagatcctgctccagcttatacaccgtaatcggttttgcactggatagcgacttggatttaccctaccaagtttattttcgggtttgaaagttcaagacttaccCTTCCCACTGTACcgtatatcgtgatatgatattggtatgaaatgacatagtttaggaagtatgctatatcaagtaagacaataattcggaagactttacttccttcaaggatggactagatacatcctttaggtttagtgacattattctttttcctttcaagccaaaagtactttaaacatttttcttaataaaatttggtgatagtaattcgaaaagattggtaaaatcccccacacttggctctttcgttaagacttttagttcaaaaattttaaaatttcccattaaattatgaaaataagccaagttgaatacccgcgagaatttataccatccccccacacttaagattaagtaatgccctcattacttaaaatcagtaaaatttaaatttgagaggacaatagTGTGAAAAGGGAGTTCGAAAAACCTATGTTCAAAAACCGAAGATCGTGGGatataggtgagcgatggcgcatccttcagtccttgatcttcatcacacaaTTTCAAAGTTGAtaggtaccttgctgaattttaatgcttgtgtcactaaaaccttgaaaaacctcgtgcacttttattaacgcgtcatgcactcgactcgaccccagaatttaatgcctagtggggttaaagtcccccacactttatcggacgagacgtgaagtcggtggaaaaagttccacgaatcaaaatagtgagccaatcatttacacctcgggtggtgtatattatatgtgataaatcctttttcagtttcccgaaaaaggatgacctaacccgagggttaacacatgactcccctccaagtgcggttttcagtaacacttttattcttattggtggatcttggtcaaatgggtctttaaataTTGTATTCCCCAACttgacatcctctggaataagcatggacccgctgtgaatctcaactattgagcggggctcaatttccagcttcacttcctttaattcttcagttgtaggttcataaccattagccatgagaacgagtagcaaaccgttttcctcctttaacacaatctcatctatataactagaagagtaagaatgtaactccgggaaatcctgcaaaagctcagaaagtggatctaaacgagtacatttttcaacaaccagttcgtcttgcaaaatagattgtgaagttacaagttgtggagctagactggattctgtcacatttgaattttccggaaacagaatcaacggtgaataatgatcggtagcatgttgcatagtgggtaggggactcgaatgtttaacgttcggattcatgcaacattgccaagacccataaaaacacgggcagaaaccttcggctatcatcctttctttcatagacatgtttttaatgttaaccacaacttcatcttcttctttcttttggtacccctcgttggtaacactaggagataaatataattcgattagtttcctccgttctactctcattctctcacccattgtcatattcctatggtcaaccattttcctgcaactgacaaaaacaagaaaagaataaaagcaccgacactaaacagtgaaagaaaaataataacaaaaaattctacaaaaaatgataaaatctaagaaaataataatcacaacttagtcaacaattcttatcttgacacaactgtccccggcagcggcgccaaaaacttgatgtgcggaaagtggtatatgaatttatcgtatggaaagtaccggttttaaagattacacacactaacgggcagtgtacccgatcgtgtagtagtatagataatggtaaaatccgtgtatcgttccaaggacagttatatgtgcaaattaagaatgtatgaactaaattgtgattaagctaaaataaaaGGAATCACacaagtacaagatattgggttgccctttaacgatgggcaaatcaataaaggaataagtttaaagacaataatttttggtattttaggtttatgaagatgaaagatagtttttataacaaataaaaggaatatgctcatctagactttttaccctcgatattgaatgtaagttttgatattaaggcctgattgaataattatgtgtgtaagttatctaataggtttactaagagttctctcggataaacacgcaaacacaataacaagatcaagggttcccttttcactatggttcttgtatttgtaatcaaacaactattataagca
The window above is part of the Rutidosis leptorrhynchoides isolate AG116_Rl617_1_P2 chromosome 1, CSIRO_AGI_Rlap_v1, whole genome shotgun sequence genome. Proteins encoded here:
- the LOC139858871 gene encoding uncharacterized protein — its product is MVDHRNMTMGERMRVERRKLIELYLSPSVTNEGYQKKEEDEVVVNIKNMSMKERMIAEGFCPCFYGSWQCCMNPNVKHSSPLPTMQHATDHYSPLILFPENSNVTESSLAPQLVTSQSILQDELVVEKCTRLDPLSELLQDFPELHSYSSSYIDEIVLKEENGLLLVLMANGYEPTTEELKEVKLEIEPRSIVEIHSGSMLIPEDVKLGNTIFKDPFDQDPPIRIKVLLKTALGGESCVNPRVRSSFFGKLKKDLSHIIYTTRGVNDWLTILIRGTFSTDFTSRPIKCGGL